The following coding sequences are from one Seonamhaeicola sp. ML3 window:
- a CDS encoding arsenosugar biosynthesis-associated peroxidase-like protein, with protein MSKTYYDPADLRKFGKITEWSEELGNKFFDYYGKVFEEGALTAREKSLIALAVAHTEQCPYCIDAYTKDGLQRGVTKEEMMEAIHVGAAIKSGATLVHGVQMMNKVNKLDG; from the coding sequence ATGAGCAAGACATATTACGACCCAGCCGACTTAAGGAAATTTGGTAAAATCACAGAATGGAGTGAGGAACTAGGAAACAAATTCTTTGATTACTACGGAAAAGTTTTTGAAGAAGGCGCCCTAACAGCAAGAGAAAAATCTTTAATAGCTTTGGCTGTTGCTCATACAGAACAATGCCCTTATTGTATAGACGCCTACACCAAAGATGGCTTACAACGCGGCGTAACCAAAGAAGAAATGATGGAGGCCATACACGTGGGAGCCGCCATTAAAAGCGGTGCTACCTTGGTTCACGGCGTACAAATGATGAATAAAGTGAATAAATTAGATGGGTAG
- the arsS gene encoding arsenosugar biosynthesis radical SAM (seleno)protein ArsS (Some members of this family are selenoproteins.) — protein sequence MTKVKTQSLHKRESQLANSKRQLEILSNGIFQNGELPTFKDKIAESNQFPLKAKKLEVLQINVGYMCNQVCEHCHVDAGPDRKEIMTKETMQQCLEVIKNTGAHTLDLTGGAPEMNPNFRWFVEEASKAGIKDFIVRSNLTIIRANKKYYDLPEFFKKHNVHVVSSMPHWTRGKTDKQRGDGVFNASIEALNMLNAVGYGMPDSNLRLDLVYNPSGAFLPGDQASMEKDFKKALLEDFGIQFHNLFAITNLPISRFLDYLIASENYEDYMYALVEAYNPSAVANVMCTNTLSVSWEGYLYDCDFNQMLELPVNSKAKHISEYNEELLEGRNIVISQHCYGCTAGAGSSCQGTVA from the coding sequence ATGACAAAAGTAAAAACACAATCGCTTCATAAAAGAGAAAGCCAATTAGCAAACAGCAAAAGGCAATTAGAAATTTTATCTAATGGTATTTTCCAAAACGGGGAATTACCAACCTTTAAAGATAAAATTGCCGAAAGCAACCAATTCCCTTTGAAAGCAAAAAAACTTGAGGTTCTACAAATCAATGTAGGATACATGTGCAATCAGGTTTGTGAGCATTGCCATGTAGATGCAGGCCCCGACCGAAAAGAAATCATGACCAAAGAAACCATGCAACAATGTTTAGAGGTCATTAAAAATACAGGCGCTCATACTTTAGACTTAACAGGTGGCGCACCAGAAATGAATCCTAATTTCAGATGGTTTGTTGAAGAGGCTTCCAAAGCAGGTATTAAAGACTTTATTGTTAGGTCTAACCTCACGATTATACGAGCCAATAAAAAATATTATGATTTACCAGAGTTTTTCAAAAAACACAACGTACATGTGGTAAGTTCTATGCCACATTGGACCCGTGGCAAAACTGACAAACAACGTGGTGATGGTGTTTTTAACGCATCGATAGAAGCGCTTAACATGTTAAACGCTGTTGGCTACGGTATGCCAGATAGTAATTTAAGACTCGATTTGGTTTATAATCCCTCAGGTGCTTTTCTACCGGGTGACCAAGCTTCTATGGAAAAAGACTTCAAAAAAGCATTACTTGAAGATTTTGGAATTCAGTTCCACAATTTATTCGCAATAACAAACCTTCCAATAAGTAGGTTTTTAGATTATTTAATCGCTTCAGAAAACTACGAAGATTACATGTACGCCCTAGTAGAGGCTTATAACCCTTCAGCTGTAGCCAACGTTATGTGCACCAATACGCTTTCCGTAAGTTGGGAAGGCTATTTATACGACTGCGATTTTAATCAAATGCTAGAGTTGCCCGTTAACAGTAAAGCAAAACATATTTCTGAATATAACGAAGAACTACTTGAAGGCAGGAATATTGTAATTTCTCAACACTGTTATGGCTGTACCGCTGGTGCCGGGAGTAGTTGTCAAGGCACCGTAGCTTAA
- a CDS encoding rhodanese-like domain-containing protein: MRNIFLFICLLSAAFGFSQKKLEKLLEKHNTEEIPYIYVKDLKSYPEDVILLDAREPKEYATSHLKDAIPVGYDFFSLDSTTQKIPNKDSKIVVYCSLGIRSEDIAEKLKKAGYKNVFNLYGGIFQWKDNDQKVYNLKEKETDSVHTFNKDWSKWLEKGVKVYE, from the coding sequence ATGCGAAATATATTTCTATTTATTTGTTTACTAAGTGCTGCTTTTGGTTTTTCCCAAAAAAAGTTAGAAAAACTACTTGAGAAACATAATACGGAAGAAATTCCTTATATTTATGTAAAGGATTTGAAATCATATCCAGAAGATGTCATTCTCTTAGATGCTCGTGAACCAAAAGAATATGCAACTAGTCATTTAAAAGATGCCATTCCTGTTGGGTATGATTTCTTTAGTTTAGACTCTACTACACAAAAAATCCCAAATAAAGATTCCAAAATTGTAGTGTACTGTTCTTTGGGTATTCGATCGGAAGATATTGCAGAAAAGCTCAAAAAAGCGGGTTACAAAAACGTTTTTAATCTTTACGGTGGTATTTTTCAATGGAAAGACAACGACCAAAAAGTATATAATTTAAAAGAAAAAGAAACCGACAGTGTACATACCTTCAACAAAGATTGGAGTAAGTGGCTGGAAAAGGGTGTGAAAGTTTATGAATAA